The Castanea sativa cultivar Marrone di Chiusa Pesio chromosome 4, ASM4071231v1 sequence attaaaatgatgccaaattattttgtagtctaaatttttttttaaataaataaaaagtagcatgacataataaaaatagctcaatatcattttattaaatGAATTAAACGTGATAACAAATTTATGCGGCATTTAAAAGTAACTGAATAGAATTTCATGGCGTAAATTCAAACAACCTCAAAACGTCGTCAGCAATTTaacctatttttaattttccttttctcttgcTTGCTTGGCCAAAGACACACACGCACACAGGAATTTTAATAACGTCAACGCACTTTGTTGGCGATTGGACCACACACACAATAAAACGACGGATCACATCGACTAGCCCATCACCATCACACGcgcacaaaaacacaaacacaaaacaaacaaccttCGTGTCCGTACACTCACTTTCTCCACTGTGGGCCCCaccacttctctctctctctctctctcttcctctggAAAAACAAACGAAACCAAACTCCCCaacatagaagaagaagaagaagaagaagaacagaaCAGAACACAAAAAGACAGAAGAAGTCAGAAGAACAACCTCAAAACTCCTCTGCTTCTTTCCACCATGCACACTTCAATCTCGATCTAGGACTTGTCTTTCCACTCGGTGAGTTCATCAACTCAAAaaccaatttttgttttcttcttcttctttgaatggcatactcttttttcttttccttaatgAACTGACTTTCTAATCTTGCCCAAGATACGTGTTAGTTATTTCTTATACCCAAAAGaaaatcactatttttttttgttgctaaatttcCCTATCCATTGGAAAATTTAGGCAAAACATAATTTGAGTTGAAAAAAGGCACTTTTTGGTACCAGGGTTAATTGTAACTATCCACCATAAACTATAAGGGTTATTTGTAATGTCCATCCTAAGCTATAAATTTTTGTGATCAATATATATTCAATACCCAGATTGGAGATCAGTTTACCAGTCAAAATTAGTGTTGAAATTACCAAATTAGTGGGCTGGTTTATGTGGTAGTGTGCACTAATGTACACCCAAGTGGACCTTactaaatttttcattttaatactGATATTAGATTTTGGGGTGGGCATTGCAAATTAATCTTGAATTAAGATGTTGATATTGCAAAAAACATTTGTGGGTTAGGGTGGAAATTGTAAATGAGTCAATGACCATGTAGGTTAGTGTCGCTACTCAATAGCTACATTGAACCCTTAATACCAGAAATTAGCCCTGAAATTACCCCCTTTAAGTCTTATAAGATTTTGAGACGATTTTAGTAGTTCTGTTTTTCCCACTAGTACAGGTCTACTCATGATTGAAaccttattttttcatattattcaGGTAATTGAAAAATGGATACTTGTTTAAGTTTTAATAAGGTTTGCATATTTTCAGTAATAACTAAATCAAAATCTTATCATTTATGACTTTATTCTCTATCAATGATCAATGAATAGAAATTGTCCTCAATATCTTTCTTGATGTCTTTTACATTCTAATTTGAGGTTTCACTTGTGAATTGTCAATGTGTTTTTCATTGTTTCCTTATCCTATATAAGTTTCTGTCCTTTGGTTCTCTTCAAGCATGCTTGATATGTTACCATGACCTTTTTTTCTGTTATTCTAATTATCTTATGGttcttcctttttattataatttgtgtGCAATGAAACATCATTGAGACATTGCATTGTCAAAAAATTACCCCGACCCCTTTGTCATCACccaactttattattattatagatgcTGTTGGAGCAGAAAGAACTGGCACTaatttaaaggttttttttttttaatttcagaaAAAATGAGGATCAAGAAATTAATAGTAGTAAAAGTGTAGCTAGGTTTACATGTTGAATGCAATTTTTCTCTAGATTTTTCTTGTGTGGGCGGCTTGATGTTACATTTAGAATGACCCTTTTGATTTCTACTGTAGGAGGATGATGGATAATGAACCTCATCAGGGATTTGACTTAGATGACAGTGACCTAGATATGCAAGCTGAAACATATGAGAAGCATGGAAGGATAGCAGATGGGCTTCCAAACAACTTAAAATTGTGTGTAGGTGAAGATGACAGGGTGTCAGATCAATCCGTTGGAGATTTACCTATGAATGCAGAAGCTTTAGAACCATACATAGGCATGGAGTTCAATTCAAGAGATGAAGCTAGAGAATTTTATGTTACCTATGGTAGGCGCACTGGTTTCACTGTACGTATACACCATAACCGTCGTTCACGAGTGAACAATCAGGTTATTGGTCAAGATTTTGTTTGTTCAAAAGAAGGCTTTCGTGCAAAAAAGTATGTTTATAGAAAAGACAGAGTTCTTCCTCCACCCCCCGTTACCCGAGAGGGCTGTCAGGCAATGATAAGGCTAGCTTTAAGGGATGGAGTGAAGTGGGTTGTCACCAAATTTGTGAAAGAGCATAATCATAAACTAATGAGTCCCAGTAAAGTCCCATGGCGGGGATCAGGAAAGCACTTAGTTAGTGAGGTATGTTTGAGattgatatttataatatttataatattatcactacttgaacttgaaactattGAGTCCTAGTAAATTTCCCCAGAAGGGATCCCAAAAGCACTCAGTGAGGAGTTTGAGATTGATTTCTTAGTATCTGACTATTCTTGATACAATAttattgtagttgatttgctGATCCATGTTTTTGAATGAGTTACAGTGGTAAGATTATTAATTCATTACCATGCACAGGAAGCGTCAAGCCTGACCTTGCTGTGTGTTGGTCATTACAACCAATTACAGCCAAGACCTATATGAAGGCCATAGTTATGGTTTTGACTAATTTTATTATGTTTACATTTGAAGCTCCATCATAGGAAAATTCAATGATTGAATTTGGGTTTTGGAAGTGGGCCTGCCATTGTCTGTTCTACACTCAATAATTTAATCTAAATCTTGATGCTAAAATGGCTTGCCTGGTTTGTTTTACATATCTTCTGACAAAAAtttaacaccccccccccccccccaaaaaaaaaaaaagatgaaaaagtcACATGCTTAAGTTGGATTCCTCTATTAAATTGAGGCTAACAATTGGGTGGTATTGAcgttattttaaatttacaaGGTTCATTGGTCAAGTAGAAACTCAAGAGAGTTAACTGAAATTTTGTCCAATCAGAGGGTATTGAAATACAATTAAACCCTCTGAACTCCACACAAAGACTCAAACCCCCAATGTGAATTAATATGTCACAACTATCAGGAATCACTGAAAATAGATTGAATCTTGTACATGCTCAGTGTGAATTCTATCTTCAACTGGACTGGATATTTCTGCTATTTCTTATGTCCAGggttttaaatttgttgtttCTTTCTTGATTTATCAGCAATGCTTTAGCCATTGCAATGTTATATGTAGCAAACCCAATTATTCACCTTTTTTGCAGGATGAGAAAGATAAGAGAATCCGTGAGCTGTCCCTTGAGTTGTATAATGAGAAGCAAAAGTGTAAGCGACGGTGTGCTGCATATGAAGAACAATTAAACATGATTTTGAAAGATTTGGAACAACACACAGAACACATATCCAAAAAAGTCGCTGATATAGTTCAAAGCATTAAAGATATTGAGGAGGAACAATCGGAAGCTGATAGTGGATAGAGTTAATGCAGCTTGAACTGTATCTTCCCTCAATCCTGGTTTTTCCTTGGATTATTTGATTAAGCCCAATAATCCTATTCATGAGCCATAGGCCAATTAGCATACCTGCTTCACCTGTTATTCATCATGGAGGAGGATAAAGATCAAGGACCTAAAAGTCAATTATATCGTTATGAGAAAATCAGTTTGAGTGTTGACGTCCTGGCTCAAAATGCTTGATCTCATTAAAGTTTTGCAGTATAGCATGAGTAATTTATTCTTCTTGGAGAATTACTGAATCATTATTTGCAGAATTGGGGTATATTGTCTTGGCCAAAGAGCTGAGAAAGGTACAAGCATACTGTCATTCttatgtaaaacttttttttttttttttttaaatttgattaagTTATACAATTGTTTGCTCATTGATGTAACTGTATGTTTTCATGTTAAATATGTTGATAAGAATTTTGTGTAATTTTCCCTATGGATTGCACTTGCAGTGAGGTTGAGCTAGCAATGGAGAAAGTATTATTTGCCTGTACTAAGAGTCATTTTCCTTTATGGTGAATGATTGAATTTTGGGTACTTAAAGCACTTTTAGATGCATGAGATCTGGGGCTTGTGGGCTCAGAATATGGGGTTCAGTACTTGCTAGTTAGTTTACACCTTTGGTTATccagccaaaaaagaaaaaatatacacCTTTGAGTTATAATTTGTCGTGAAAGTGTGATATAATAATTGTAGTATCAATTTCTACTCTTGAATAGTGGTTTTAATCTGTATGAAACAAGGAATATAGGTTCATGCTAATACTATAATTTTCTGTGAAGCCAGCAACCTATTCATGCCACTGTGCCAGTCACTAAGGGATCAGGGGAGTCTCAAAAGAAGTCATGGAAATGGATTCTCTCCTCTACAACATCCTCATAGGAAGAACGCGAGAACTTGGAAGATTACACCAATTGTGAAAGATATTAAGGTTTAAGTTTGTTACTTTCAGATGTTTAGTTAAGTTTAATTGGTAGAACTGCAAATGGTGCAGTGGAAGAGTCAGCAACCAATCCTTTCAAGAGAATGTTTCCATCTACTTCTTTATCATCACCGGCTCACCACATCCCTCTCTATCTCGTATCTTATCTCTTCTAATCTAATGCCAAAAATAAGAAACTATGggacaaaattttcattttggtggTGAAAACTGGGGAAGATTTGCATCTTTTTCGTGCTTAAAGCACATGACATTCAGCCCAGGGTCAAGCGGGTGGTAAACATGGCATCAACTTATTTGGCTTTTCATTGATTgctttttattcaatttatttatctaatgaTGTTATGCATGCT is a genomic window containing:
- the LOC142630634 gene encoding protein FAR-RED ELONGATED HYPOCOTYL 3-like, whose translation is MMDNEPHQGFDLDDSDLDMQAETYEKHGRIADGLPNNLKLCVGEDDRVSDQSVGDLPMNAEALEPYIGMEFNSRDEAREFYVTYGRRTGFTVRIHHNRRSRVNNQVIGQDFVCSKEGFRAKKYVYRKDRVLPPPPVTREGCQAMIRLALRDGVKWVVTKFVKEHNHKLMSPSKVPWRGSGKHLVSEDEKDKRIRELSLELYNEKQKCKRRCAAYEEQLNMILKDLEQHTEHISKKVADIVQSIKDIEEEQSEADSG